From Caldicellulosiruptor hydrothermalis 108, a single genomic window includes:
- a CDS encoding response regulator — MLYKVLIVEDEVFMREGLKNLIDWKELGFEIVGEAEDGISAFEFMKKMQVDVLISDIKVPLLSGLDLIEKVKREIKNPPEVIIISGYADFEYAKKAIQHGVVNYILKPIEEEELVNTLLKVKSNLKKKELIKEDRSLLALERSFKETIESSNIKIENGVYVGMVYFKEMSSWLSLYLDERIENILSRIKECFDQLKKEGLMYEFSEVEGKYYVVATSEEDIKKAYQSIKKMVDFATEIVFAFSRKISKWTQFFDAIYEAAYSLNFVLFYNQTGITFYSSSLPNSKELLYSKEYDKKLILAIEEDSQNLQKIIKEMMEDIKEGRYQLDFLRTYLSFVVVSISSYFK, encoded by the coding sequence ATGCTGTACAAAGTGTTGATAGTTGAAGATGAGGTATTTATGAGAGAAGGACTAAAAAACTTGATTGACTGGAAAGAACTTGGGTTTGAGATAGTCGGAGAGGCAGAAGATGGAATTTCAGCATTTGAGTTTATGAAAAAGATGCAGGTTGACGTGCTCATCAGCGATATCAAGGTTCCGCTTTTAAGTGGCCTTGACCTTATCGAGAAGGTTAAAAGGGAGATAAAAAACCCGCCTGAAGTGATAATTATCAGCGGGTATGCAGATTTTGAGTATGCAAAAAAAGCTATCCAGCATGGTGTTGTAAATTACATATTAAAGCCCATTGAAGAAGAAGAGCTTGTAAACACGCTCCTTAAAGTGAAATCAAATCTCAAAAAAAAGGAGCTAATTAAAGAAGACAGAAGCCTGCTTGCACTTGAGAGAAGCTTTAAAGAAACGATAGAAAGTAGTAACATCAAAATAGAAAATGGAGTTTATGTTGGAATGGTCTATTTTAAAGAAATGTCGAGCTGGCTTAGTCTCTATCTTGATGAGAGAATAGAAAATATATTGTCAAGGATAAAAGAGTGTTTTGATCAGCTAAAAAAAGAAGGACTCATGTATGAATTTTCAGAGGTTGAAGGCAAGTACTACGTAGTTGCAACCTCTGAAGAAGATATAAAAAAGGCATATCAGAGCATAAAAAAGATGGTGGACTTTGCAACAGAGATTGTGTTTGCTTTTTCAAGAAAGATTTCAAAATGGACTCAATTTTTTGATGCCATTTACGAGGCAGCATACTCTCTAAACTTTGTACTTTTTTACAATCAGACAGGAATTACATTTTATAGTAGCAGCCTGCCCAATTCAAAAGAGCTTTTGTATTCAAAGGAATATGACAAAAAACTCATTTTGGCTATCGAAGAAGATAGTCAGAACCTACAAAAGATAATTAAAGAAATGATGGAGGATATTAAAGAAGGAAGGTATCAGCTTGACTTTTTGAGGACATATTTGAGCTTTGTAGTGGTATCTATAAGCTCTTATTTTAAGTAG
- a CDS encoding IS256 family transposase, translating into MLKIKEDLKNELQLFKQRELPTSVFALIIDGYHCEVKDNSKVKQATCYIVLGIDLEGKKDIFGIYTFFGKENKADWMKVFEDLITRGLKEVLIVISDDFPGIIDAVKLAYPLADHQLCFVHLQRNVRKHMTKEDASAFNKSLDKIKISSSDFDEAVLKFKELCDEYLAKYPRFYCCNIRKSRVLFCLYEIPRGIKKAYLYHKRR; encoded by the coding sequence ATCCTAAAAATCAAAGAAGACCTCAAAAATGAACTTCAATTATTCAAACAAAGAGAACTACCAACTAGTGTTTTTGCTCTCATCATCGATGGTTACCACTGTGAAGTTAAGGATAATTCTAAGGTTAAACAAGCTACTTGTTATATTGTCCTCGGTATCGACTTAGAAGGTAAAAAAGACATCTTTGGTATCTACACTTTCTTCGGCAAAGAAAATAAGGCTGATTGGATGAAAGTATTTGAAGACTTAATTACAAGAGGACTTAAAGAAGTTCTAATTGTCATAAGCGATGACTTCCCTGGTATTATAGATGCTGTCAAACTTGCTTACCCTCTTGCTGATCATCAATTATGTTTTGTCCACCTCCAACGTAATGTCAGAAAACATATGACAAAAGAGGATGCCTCAGCTTTTAACAAGAGTTTGGACAAAATCAAAATCTCTTCTTCTGATTTCGATGAAGCTGTATTGAAATTTAAAGAACTTTGTGATGAATACCTTGCAAAATATCCTCGATTTTATTGCTGCAATATCAGAAAAAGCAGAGTTTTATTCTGCTTATATGAAATACCCCGAGGAATTAAGAAAGCATATCTATACCACAAACGCCGTTGA
- a CDS encoding sensor histidine kinase: MRKVIKIINDIPLFKKIFSIFFIFVFIPLLILSSQFISQIYFYINDKLRSQLENASNMTISNFKKAIELAINLAYTIYSDPRVIETVNNRYSSVEEFYDAYEKNIKPILQNARILYPQISQITIYCDNPTILNADGLAFLTEEYKKFFQKGEKEGKNLYVLSGLENEKPYVSIVLNLNFYEQYVPKYQHSTIKKFLRIDLNRVYLNSILSTFKDGHIFIADEKDTVYFSDLLYYNQVGRLSDILKEEKNQTIVSEKLLSTELPYFENWRYIVTTNNSGISKRLLEHQRNYLAIVVLCFTLAFFALFLIVNSVVNRLSILARHIKKARKQQFESINIEAGKDEIGQVIEEFNIMAQKIKELLEKEIKYELRQKELALEKKQAEINALQSQINPHFLFNTLETIRMRSMLKKEFETANTIKLLAKLLKRSIRWENDLITIEEEISSIYDYLEIQKYRFGEKLKFEIDVEEDVKSIKIPKMTIQPLVENACVHGIENSKGEGRIVVKVFKECDVIAITIEDNGKGLEDNKITELLRSVKGLSSDKASSVGLKNVFRRLELFYDKDFSFDILRGQLGGLKVVIKIPNKRDFEDAVQSVDS; encoded by the coding sequence CCATATTTTTTATATTTGTTTTTATTCCACTTTTGATTTTGAGTAGCCAATTTATCTCGCAGATTTATTTTTATATAAACGATAAGCTCCGCAGCCAGCTTGAAAATGCGTCAAATATGACAATTTCGAATTTCAAGAAAGCCATTGAGCTTGCAATCAATCTTGCGTATACTATATATTCGGACCCAAGGGTAATTGAGACTGTGAACAACCGTTACTCATCTGTTGAGGAATTTTATGATGCGTACGAGAAGAACATAAAACCCATACTTCAAAACGCAAGAATACTCTATCCGCAGATTTCGCAAATAACCATATACTGTGACAATCCTACCATACTGAATGCAGATGGGCTTGCATTTTTGACAGAGGAATATAAGAAGTTTTTTCAAAAAGGAGAAAAAGAGGGTAAAAATCTCTATGTGCTAAGTGGTCTTGAGAATGAAAAGCCGTATGTTTCTATTGTGCTAAATCTCAACTTTTATGAGCAATATGTACCCAAATACCAGCACAGCACAATTAAAAAGTTTTTAAGAATTGACCTGAACAGAGTTTATCTTAACAGTATTTTGAGCACGTTTAAAGATGGTCATATATTTATAGCAGATGAAAAAGACACAGTATATTTTAGTGACCTTTTGTATTACAATCAGGTTGGAAGACTCAGCGACATTTTGAAGGAAGAGAAAAATCAAACAATTGTGTCTGAAAAGCTTCTATCAACAGAGCTTCCTTACTTTGAAAACTGGAGATATATTGTGACAACAAACAATAGTGGAATATCAAAAAGGCTGCTTGAACATCAGAGAAATTATCTTGCAATTGTGGTTTTATGTTTTACACTTGCGTTTTTTGCACTCTTTTTAATAGTAAATTCGGTGGTAAATAGACTCTCGATTTTAGCAAGACACATAAAAAAAGCAAGAAAACAGCAGTTTGAAAGCATCAATATTGAGGCCGGCAAAGATGAGATAGGCCAGGTTATTGAAGAGTTCAATATCATGGCACAAAAGATAAAAGAGCTTCTTGAAAAGGAAATAAAATATGAGCTAAGACAAAAAGAACTGGCGCTGGAGAAGAAACAAGCAGAGATAAATGCGCTACAAAGCCAGATAAATCCTCATTTTCTTTTTAACACCTTAGAGACAATCCGCATGAGAAGTATGCTCAAAAAAGAGTTTGAAACAGCCAATACCATAAAACTTCTTGCAAAGCTTTTAAAACGAAGCATAAGATGGGAAAACGACCTTATAACAATTGAAGAAGAAATTTCGTCTATTTATGATTACCTTGAGATACAAAAGTACAGGTTTGGGGAAAAGCTAAAATTCGAGATTGATGTAGAGGAGGATGTAAAATCAATAAAGATACCCAAGATGACAATACAACCTCTTGTTGAGAATGCATGTGTTCATGGGATAGAAAATAGCAAGGGTGAAGGAAGGATTGTGGTCAAGGTTTTCAAAGAATGTGATGTGATAGCAATAACCATTGAGGACAATGGCAAAGGCTTAGAGGATAATAAGATAACAGAACTCTTGCGTTCTGTAAAAGGACTTTCATCTGACAAGGCAAGTAGTGTGGGGCTTAAAAATGTTTTTAGAAGACTTGAGCTGTTTTATGACAAAGATTTTAGCTTTGACATATTAAGAGGCCAGCTTGGGGGATTAAAAGTTGTGATAAAAATTCCTAACAAGAGGGACTTTGAAGATGCTGTACAAAGTGTTGATAGTTGA
- a CDS encoding helix-turn-helix domain-containing protein encodes MLKFCEGILNKFRHWKTSLSNGIMSELEKYIKENYNKNLTLKSVAQKFYLNPVYLGQLFKKHYGMYFNSYLQKIRVEEAKRLLMSTNMKIYEISQAVGYNDADYFIKCFTKLCNMTPNQFRKKYRKV; translated from the coding sequence ATGCTAAAGTTTTGTGAAGGGATACTAAACAAGTTTAGGCATTGGAAAACTAGCCTATCTAACGGTATCATGAGTGAGCTTGAAAAGTATATAAAGGAAAACTATAACAAGAACCTGACATTGAAATCTGTTGCGCAAAAGTTTTATCTAAATCCTGTGTACTTGGGTCAGCTTTTCAAAAAGCATTATGGGATGTATTTCAACTCTTATTTGCAAAAAATTCGTGTTGAAGAGGCAAAAAGGCTTTTGATGTCCACAAACATGAAAATATACGAAATCTCGCAGGCAGTTGGGTACAACGACGCAGACTATTTCATCAAGTGCTTCACAAAACTTTGCAATATGACGCCTAATCAGTTTAGGAAAAAGTACAGAAAAGTATAA
- a CDS encoding ATP-dependent nuclease produces the protein MKIKTVFIHNFRSIKDGKFDLYDYNVLVGSNNSGKSNILTALRIFYEDEIKYNDSNDFPKFKTDDNESWIEIEYVLSEEEVKSIKKEYVYDNNILKVRKYLKSEDRNKVKANQSNIYAYESGKLSENLFYGARNISQAKLGTVIYIPALATTNETLKTTGPSPFRKLLNLIIKELSKKSKSFQRLYEEFEKFNINLKNEETEDGLSLKNIENKINNSLREWNVKFNVNIEPIGPDEVIKSLVKTNFIDETLNKEMNVTQYGLGLQRHLIYTLIKIASQIEKETEEESNNKKDFSPDFTLILFEEPELFLHPTQQEILNVGLRNLASEENHQVLITTHSPIFVSKNIEEVSSIIKLKREEGVTKIFQITNEKIDELIKNNNELFVILKNKLEDPQTDERIKKRIRELIGETEEERRLEEESIRYLSWLDSERCCAFFADLVLICEGATEKVFIDYLIRNKVQKLNEKKIYVLDAMGKFNIHRYMNLFKELGIYHSVLMDKDENRNVHEFVNEFIVNNKNEYTKKIDFFESNIEDFLNVPRVKQDWKKPINMLWHYFHNKIEEKKLEDLIEKVRQLIE, from the coding sequence GTGAAGATCAAAACGGTTTTTATTCATAATTTTAGATCAATAAAAGATGGTAAATTTGATTTATATGATTATAATGTATTGGTAGGTAGCAACAATTCTGGTAAATCTAATATTCTAACTGCCTTGAGAATTTTTTATGAAGATGAAATTAAGTATAATGATAGTAATGATTTTCCAAAATTCAAAACTGATGACAATGAAAGTTGGATAGAAATTGAGTATGTCTTATCAGAGGAAGAAGTGAAAAGTATTAAAAAAGAATACGTATATGACAATAATATATTAAAAGTAAGAAAGTATTTAAAATCAGAAGATAGAAACAAGGTTAAAGCTAATCAAAGTAACATATATGCGTACGAAAGTGGTAAGCTTTCAGAAAATTTGTTTTATGGAGCGAGAAATATTTCACAAGCAAAATTGGGAACAGTGATATATATTCCCGCACTTGCAACAACAAACGAAACTTTAAAAACAACAGGACCATCTCCATTTAGAAAGTTGTTGAATTTAATAATTAAGGAATTATCAAAAAAGAGTAAATCTTTTCAAAGACTTTACGAAGAATTTGAAAAATTTAACATTAACTTGAAAAATGAGGAAACAGAAGATGGATTGTCTCTAAAAAATATAGAAAACAAAATAAATAATAGCCTTCGTGAGTGGAATGTAAAATTTAATGTCAATATAGAACCTATTGGACCTGACGAAGTAATTAAAAGTTTAGTTAAAACTAACTTTATAGATGAAACATTAAATAAGGAAATGAATGTTACTCAATATGGGTTGGGTTTACAGCGTCATTTAATTTATACACTTATAAAAATTGCTTCCCAGATAGAAAAAGAGACAGAAGAAGAATCTAATAATAAGAAAGATTTTTCGCCAGATTTCACACTTATCTTATTTGAAGAGCCTGAGCTTTTCCTTCATCCAACTCAACAGGAGATTCTTAACGTTGGACTGAGGAATCTGGCAAGTGAAGAAAATCACCAAGTTCTTATAACTACACATTCTCCTATTTTTGTTAGCAAAAATATAGAGGAAGTATCGTCAATTATAAAATTAAAAAGAGAAGAAGGGGTTACAAAAATATTTCAAATTACAAACGAGAAAATAGATGAATTAATAAAAAACAACAATGAATTATTCGTTATTTTAAAAAATAAATTAGAGGATCCGCAAACAGATGAGAGAATTAAAAAAAGGATTAGGGAATTGATTGGAGAAACGGAAGAAGAAAGAAGATTGGAAGAAGAATCAATAAGGTACTTATCTTGGTTAGATTCAGAAAGATGTTGTGCATTTTTTGCTGATTTAGTGCTGATATGTGAAGGTGCTACAGAGAAGGTATTTATTGATTATCTTATAAGAAATAAAGTGCAAAAATTAAATGAAAAAAAGATTTATGTTTTGGACGCAATGGGAAAATTTAATATTCATAGGTATATGAATTTATTCAAAGAATTAGGAATTTACCATTCTGTTTTAATGGACAAAGATGAGAATAGAAATGTTCATGAATTTGTAAATGAGTTTATTGTTAATAATAAAAATGAGTACACAAAAAAAATAGACTTTTTTGAAAGCAATATCGAAGACTTTTTAAATGTACCTCGAGTAAAACAAGACTGGAAGAAACCTATTAATATGCTATGGCATTACTTCCATAATAAGATAGAAGAGAAAAAGTTAGAAGATTTAATCGAGAAAGTAAGACAACTTATAGAATGA
- the metE gene encoding 5-methyltetrahydropteroyltriglutamate--homocysteine S-methyltransferase, whose amino-acid sequence MISVVGFPRIGQNRELKKWVESYLDKKLSKEELIQNSKTLKKTHWQLQKEYGVDLIPSNDFSFYDTFLDHAMLVGSIPEEYKAFFSDELELYFALAKGYQDQNIDLKALPMKKWFFTNYHYLVPEITEKTKFELSSTKPFDEFVEALSIGIKTKPVIMGALTFLKLSKKSNVDVYDKSFWEKLLDVYIQILKRFENLGCEFVQIDEPILVTDLSAKDIDLFESFYRSLLLHKGKLKVLLQTYFGDVRDCFEKIISLDFDAIGLDFVDGKFNLELIKKFGFPQEKLLVAGVVNGRNVFKNNYKNTLELLNMLSSFVDKKNIVISTSCSLLFVPYSLKFETQLDSNKKKFLAFAEEKLKELSELKLLFSQENFTANSIYLQNAQLFEELNKNKLSDVSTAVNNLTEDDFERKPCFEERIKLQKEVLKLPQLPTTTIGSFPQTQDVRSARSKLKKGEITFDEYESFIKSKIERVIKLQEEIGLDVLVHGEYERNDMVEFFGENLEGFLITQNGWVQSYGTRCVKPPIIFSDIKRKKSLTVEYIKYAQSLTSKPVKGILTGPVTILNWSFVREDIPLKDVAFQLALAIKEEVLELEREGVKIIQIDEAALIEKLPLRRCQHSEYLSWAIKAFRLTCSKVKPQTQIHTHMCYSNFDELLDEIAKMDVDVITFEAAKSDFTLLDSINKSSLKADVGPGVFDVHSPRIVSKEEMKKLILKMIEKVGKDRLWVNPDCGLKTRKEEEVMPTLQNMVLAVWEVRNNL is encoded by the coding sequence ATGATTTCAGTTGTTGGTTTTCCAAGAATAGGCCAGAATAGAGAACTTAAAAAATGGGTTGAGAGCTATCTTGACAAAAAGCTTTCAAAAGAAGAGCTTATTCAAAACTCAAAAACCTTGAAAAAGACTCACTGGCAACTTCAAAAAGAGTATGGTGTTGATCTGATACCATCAAATGACTTTTCGTTCTATGACACTTTTTTAGACCATGCAATGCTTGTAGGCTCAATACCCGAGGAATACAAAGCTTTTTTCTCAGATGAGCTTGAGCTCTACTTTGCCCTTGCAAAGGGATATCAAGACCAAAACATTGACCTTAAAGCTTTGCCAATGAAAAAGTGGTTCTTCACCAACTACCATTATCTTGTGCCAGAAATCACTGAAAAGACCAAATTTGAGCTTTCATCGACAAAACCTTTTGATGAATTTGTCGAAGCACTTTCGATAGGAATCAAGACAAAACCGGTGATAATGGGTGCTCTTACTTTTCTGAAGCTTTCCAAAAAATCAAATGTTGATGTGTACGACAAATCTTTCTGGGAAAAGCTGCTTGATGTATATATTCAAATCCTAAAAAGGTTTGAAAATCTCGGTTGTGAGTTTGTTCAGATAGATGAGCCAATACTTGTCACAGACTTAAGTGCAAAAGACATAGATCTTTTTGAAAGTTTCTACCGCAGCCTTCTTCTTCACAAAGGAAAGCTAAAAGTACTTCTTCAGACCTATTTTGGAGATGTCAGAGACTGCTTCGAAAAGATAATATCCCTTGACTTTGACGCAATCGGCCTTGACTTTGTTGATGGAAAGTTCAATTTAGAGCTCATTAAAAAATTTGGTTTTCCACAGGAAAAGCTCCTGGTTGCCGGGGTTGTAAACGGCAGAAATGTGTTTAAAAATAACTACAAAAATACGCTTGAGCTCTTAAATATGCTCTCCTCCTTTGTTGACAAGAAAAACATTGTAATTTCAACATCATGTTCCTTACTCTTTGTGCCATACTCTTTGAAGTTCGAAACACAGCTTGACAGCAATAAAAAGAAGTTTTTAGCGTTTGCTGAGGAAAAGCTAAAAGAGCTGTCTGAGCTAAAGCTTTTATTTTCTCAAGAAAACTTTACTGCAAACAGCATCTATCTTCAAAATGCTCAGCTTTTCGAAGAGCTGAATAAAAACAAACTATCAGATGTCAGCACAGCTGTAAATAATCTTACAGAGGATGATTTTGAAAGAAAACCATGTTTTGAAGAGAGAATCAAGCTTCAAAAAGAGGTTTTAAAGCTCCCACAGCTTCCGACAACAACAATTGGGTCATTCCCACAAACCCAAGATGTAAGGTCCGCTCGAAGCAAACTCAAAAAAGGTGAGATAACATTTGATGAATATGAAAGCTTTATAAAATCCAAAATTGAAAGGGTAATAAAGCTTCAAGAAGAAATCGGGCTTGATGTGCTTGTCCACGGCGAATACGAAAGAAATGACATGGTAGAGTTTTTCGGTGAAAACTTGGAAGGGTTTTTAATTACTCAAAACGGCTGGGTTCAGTCATACGGCACAAGATGTGTAAAACCTCCTATAATATTTTCTGACATTAAAAGAAAAAAATCACTCACTGTGGAATATATAAAATACGCACAAAGCTTGACTTCAAAGCCTGTAAAAGGGATCTTGACAGGACCAGTGACAATCCTCAACTGGTCGTTTGTTCGCGAAGATATTCCATTGAAAGATGTAGCTTTTCAGCTTGCTCTTGCAATAAAAGAAGAGGTTTTGGAGCTTGAAAGAGAAGGTGTAAAGATTATTCAGATTGACGAGGCAGCACTGATTGAAAAGCTTCCGCTCAGGCGCTGCCAGCACAGTGAATATCTATCATGGGCAATAAAGGCATTTAGGCTCACATGTTCAAAGGTAAAACCACAGACGCAAATCCACACGCATATGTGTTACAGCAACTTTGACGAGCTTTTAGACGAAATAGCAAAGATGGATGTGGACGTTATAACTTTTGAGGCAGCTAAATCTGATTTCACCTTGCTTGACAGCATAAACAAAAGTAGTTTAAAAGCAGATGTAGGTCCTGGCGTATTTGACGTGCATTCACCTCGAATTGTATCAAAGGAAGAGATGAAAAAGCTCATTTTAAAGATGATAGAAAAGGTTGGGAAAGACAGGCTGTGGGTGAACCCTGACTGCGGTCTTAAAACCAGAAAGGAAGAAGAAGTTATGCCAACATTGCAAAATATGGTTCTTGCAGTGTGGGAAGTCAGAAATAACTTATAG